The genomic window TGCCGAGGCATCCGCTCTTCTCCATTCACGAGGGTTGCTCGTGGGTTTCGACTCGCTCCGCTCGCTCGACCTTGACCCGCCTCGCATCAACGCTCGCTGGCGCTCGCATTGATCCGAGTCGCGTCAATACTCGCGGTCGATGAGCTCCGGCGGCACCTGGGAGGCGGCGGCCTGGTCGACGAAGAACGTCGTGCGCTTGCGACCCTTCGCACCGGCGGCGGGGACGCTCGCATAGCTGGCACCGGCCAGAGCGAGACCCAGCGCGGCCGCCTTGTCGGTGCCCGACAGCACGAGCCACACGCGCTTGGAGCTGTTGATGACCGGACGGGTCATCGAGATCCGCTCCGGCGGAGGCTTGGGGGAGTCGCGCACCGCGACCACCGAGCGATCCGTGATCTGGATCTCGCCGCGGTCGGGGAACAGTGACGCGATGTGGCCGTCCGGACCGACGCCGAGGAAGCAGACGTCGAACGAGGGCCACGCGCCTTCGCCGCCGGGGAAGCGGGCGAGCTCGTCGGCATACGCGGCGGCGGCGGCATCCAGATCCACGCCGTCATCGCTGCTGAGCATGGTGTGGATGTTCTCCGCCGGGATGTCCAGACCGTTCAGGAACGCCTCACGCGCCTGGTGGTCGTTGCGATCGGCGTCGGCGCGGGGGAGGAACCGCTCGTCGCTCCACCAGAAGTGGACGCGCGACCAATCGATGCGGGCCGCGCGCGGACTGCGTCCTGCGGCGCCGAGCACGGCGGCGCCCATCGCCCCGCCCGTCAGGGAGATGTGGGCGAGCTTGCCCTCGTCGACGCGCTTGGCGACCCGGTTCAAGAAGCGCGGAGCGACGGAATCGACGAGCGCAGCGGGATCGGAACTGATGATGACGCGTTTCTCGGCCCAGCCCTCAGGCATTCGTCTTCGTCCTGTCCGTCACCCGCGCACCGTCCATCAGGCCTGCGTCCCCTTCGTCGCCGGAGGGTTGAGCAGCTGCCAGCCCTCGGTGATGACTCGACCATACAGGACGTCCGGGTCGAGCCGACGGAGCTCCTCGGCCAGGCACTCACGCAGTGTCCGGCGCGGGAACGCCAGGTCGTGCGTAGGCTGTCCGGGCTGCGTGAGGATCGCCACGCCGGGCGTCGGGCGCTCCAGGAGCACCTCGCCGCTCGGGCGCACGAGCGCGACGGACTTGATGCCGTGGGGCCACTCCTCGGCATCGAGATACGCCCAGTCGACGGGCACGTCGAGGGTGAGGCGCAGCCAGGCCGCGAGGAGCGCGGTCGAGGGCGAGTCGGCCGCGCCACGCACCCGGACGCCGACGACGGGCTCGTAGGGCGGCTGGTCGAGGATCGCGGCCAGCTGCTCGCGCCAGCGCGTCAACCGCGTCCACGCGAGGTCGGTGTCGCCGGGCGCGTACTGCTCGCCGAGGTCCGCGACCCAGGCTGACGGGTCGGACTTCGTGGCGGCATCCGTGATCCGGCGCTGCGCGATCCGACCGATGGAGGTCTTCGAGATGTGCTCGGGCGTGCGATTCGGCCACCACACCACGACGGGCGCGTCGGGCAGCAGAAGCCCCGTCACCAGGCTCTCGAGGTTCGAGTGGCCCGCATCTCCATAGGCCCGCAGCATCACGACCTCGCTGGCGCCGGCGTCGCCGCCGACCCGGATCTGCGCGTCCAGGCGCGGCTCCGCGTCGTAGCCGTCGGGGATCAGCAGCACGATCACCCGCATCGGGTGCTCGCGCGACGCGTCGTTCGCCGCCTCGATGACCTCTTCGACCGCTCCCTCACGGGTGAGGATGACGAGGGTCAGCACGCGGCCGAGCGCGACCGCGCCGCCCTCCTCGCGCACGTTGACGAGCGCACGCGAGATCTTGCTGACAGTGGTGTCGGGAAGATCGACGATCACGGGCGCCTCCAGGTCCGTCCGTCGCGGGCGAGCATCTCGTCCGCGGAGTCCGGGCCCCACGACCCGGGTGAGTACTGTTCGAGCGGGCCGCCCTGGGCGTCCCAGAACTGCTCGATCGGATCGAGGATCTTCCACGAAAGCTCGACCTCTTCGTGCCGCGGGAACAGCGGCGGGTCGCCGAGCAGCACGTCGAGGATGAGACGCTCGTAGGCCTCGGGGCTGGCCTCGGTGAACGCGTGCCCATAGCCGAAGTCCATCGTGACGTCGCGCACCTGGGCGCCCGCACCGGGCACCTTCGAGCCGAAGCGGATCGTGACGCCCTCGTCGGGCTGCACACGGATCACCAGGGCGTTCTGCCCCTGGCCCGAGGTCTGGCTGCGTGAGAACAGCAGCTCGGGCGCGCGCTTGAAGACCACGGCGATCTCGGTGACGCGGCGGCCGAGGCGCTTGCCGGTGCGGAGGTAGAACGGCACGCCCGCCCAGCGACGGGTGTTCACCTCGAGGGTGACGGCGGCGTACGTCTCGGTCGTCGAGCGAGGGTTCATGCCGTCCTCCTCGAGGAAGCCGAGCACCTTCTCGCCGCCCTGCCAGCCGCCTGCGTACTGACCGCGCGCGGTCGAGCGGGCGAGGTCCTCCGGTAGGGTGACGGCGGCGAGCACCTTCTCCTTCTCGGCGCGAAGATCCTTCGCGTCGAACGAGATGGGCTCCTCCATCGCCGTCAGCGCCATGAGCTGCAGCAGGTGGTTCTGGATCACGTCGCGCGCGGCGCCGACGCCGTCGTAGTAGCCGGCACGGCCGCCCACGCCGATGTCTTCGGCCATCGTGATCTGCACGTGGTCGACGTAGTTGCGGTTCCAGATCGGCTCGTACAGCTCGTTGGCGAAGCGCAGGGCCAGGATGTTCTGGACCGTCTCCTTGCCGAGGTAGTGGTCGATGCGGAAGATCGAGTCCGTCGGGAACGCCGAGCGGAGCACGTCGTTGAGGGCCCGTGCCGACTCCTGGTCGTGCCCGAACGGCTTCTCGATCACGACACGGCGCCAGCGGTCGGGCTGGTCGGCGGTGTCGTCGACGAGACCCGAGGACTTCAGCTGCTCAGCCACCAGCGGGAACGCCTTGGGCGGGATCGACAGGTAGAACGCGTGGTTGCCCATCGTGCCGCGCTCGGTGTCCAGCCGGTCGACGGTCTCCCTGAGGCGGCGGAACGCGTCGGGGTCGTCGAACTCGCCCGACACGAAGCGGATGCCCTGGAGCAGCTGCTGCCACGTCTCGTCACGGAACTCGGTGCGCGCATGCTGGCGCACCGCGTCGTAGACGACCTGGGCGAAGTCCTGGTCCGCCCAGTCGCGGCGCGCGAAGCCGACGAGCGCGAACCCGGGAGGCAGCAGACCGCGGTTCGCGAGGTCGTAGACGGCGGGCATGAGCTTCTTGCGGGAGAGGTCTCCCGTGACGCCGAAGATGACGAGTGCGCTCGGACCGGCGATGCGGTTGAGGCGACGGTCTTCGGGGTCGCGCAACGGGTTGTGCCCGCGCGAGATCTCGACGGTCATGTGGGGCTCGAACTCCTACTGGGCCGCTTCGAAGAGCGAGAGCACTTCGATCTGGGGATCGGTGAGGGTCAGGGTCACGACGGGTCGGCCGTGGCCATCGGCGAGAACGGCCGCATCTCCGGCAGCCTGCGCCTGGATGAGCTGACCGAACGTGAACGGCCGGCCCGGGATCTCGAGGTCGACGTCGGTCTGCTCGAGGATCTGCACGAAGACGCCGTTCGCGGGGCCGCCCTTGTGGAACTGGCCCGTCGAGTGCAGGAACCGCGGTCCCCAGCCGAACGTCGTGGGCCGACCGGAGTCGGCCGCGACCAGCTCGCGCAGGCCCGCGAGCTGCGACAGCTCGAGCCGGTTGACGTACGCGTGGATCGCGACGTAGCCGTCCTCGGGCAGACGTGCCCACAGCGCGTCGAGCACGCCGGCGACGGTTCCGGATGCCGCGAGCGCCGGCTCCGACACGCGCACCTCGACGCCCTCCACAGCGAACGCCGGCGCGGTGGGTGCGGGACGCGCGTCGAGAAGGCCGCGCGCAGCCACCTTGGCGGACTCGACATCGGGCTGATCGAAGGGATTGATGCCGAGCATCCGTCCCGCGATCGCCGTGGCGTACTCCCAGACCACCAGCTGCGCACCGAGCGAGCCGCTCACGAGCAGCTCGCCCTCGTGGTGCTCGAACAGGTGGAACTGCTTCGCCTCGTCGACGAACCGGACGATCTGCAGATCGGCCGGCTTCGCGTCGACCTCCGGAGAGACCGGCAGCAGGACGACGGGAAGGATGCCGGTGCCCTCCTTGCCGGTGGACTCGGCGACGAGCTGCTCGATCCAGTCCGGCAGGCCCACGATGTGGGTGCCGTCGGTGACCAGGCCCAGCTTGTCCTTGCGAGGCTGGCCGCCGGCGATCGCGGCCGCGAGCACCAGTGCGGGGTTGTCGGGGCTGTCGATGGACACCTCGAGCAGCGTCGCCTCGGCCTCGTCGAGGAGCTCGGAGATGTCGGCGCCCGCGAGACCCGAGGGCACCAGCCCGAAGGCGGTGAGGGCGGAGTAGCGGCCGCCGACGGTCGGGTCGGCGTTGAAGACGGTGTAGCCGTCCGCGCGGGCCTCCTGGTCGAGCGGCGAGCCCGGGTCGGTCACGACGATGATGCGCTCGGCGGGGTCGATGCCCAGGTCGCGGAACGCGGCCTCGAACGCCCGCTTGGCGGAATCGGTCTCGACCGTCGATCCCGACTTCGACGAGACGACCAGAGCGGTGCGGGTGAGGTCGCCGGCCTGGGAGTCGCCGTCGATCGCGGCGAGCACCTGACCGGGAGCCGTGGAGTCCAGGATCACCAGCGGCACGCCGGATGTCTGCGCGATGACCTCGGGGGCGAGCGACGAGCCGCCCATTCCCGCGAGCACGATCCGTGTGACGTTGCGCGAGCGCAGCCGCTCGCGGAGCGCCAGGATCTCCGGCACCAGCGGGCGCGAGACGCTGACGGCCTCGACCCAGCCGAGGCGGCGCGAGGCCTCGTCCTCGGCGTCGGGACCCCACAGCGACGCGTCGCCGCCGGTGATGCCCGACGCCACGAGGCTCGAGACGAGCTCGGGCAGCGTGGCCTCGACGACCGACTTGACGTGTCCGCTGAGGTGGATGTCGAAGCTCATCGGGTGGCCTGGAGCGCGTCCTCGAGCGCCGTCTTCACGGTGCCCTGCAGGTCGTGCCAGGAGGCGATGAACTTGTCGACCCCTTCGTCTTCGAGCACCTGGGTGACGTCGGCGAAGTCCACACCGACGGCGGCGAGGCGGTCGAAGACCTCGTGCGCGGCCGTGTAGGTGCCGGTGACCGCGTCCCCGGCGATCTGGCCGTGGTCGAAGGTCGCCTCGAGCGTCTTCTCGGGCATCGTGTTGACGGTGCCGCGGGCGACGAGCTCCGTCACGTAGAGGGTGTCGGGCAGCGAGGGGTCCTTGACGCCGGTCGAGGCCCAGAGCGGCCGCTGGACGTGGGCGCCGGCATCCGTCAGCGCCTTCGCGCGGTCGCTGGCGAACTCCTGCTCGAACAGCTCGTACGCGAGGCGCGCGTTCGCGACGCCGGCGAGCGACTTGAGCGCGGTGGCCTCGTCCGTGCCGACGGCGACGAGCCGCCTGTCGACCTCCGTGTCCACGCGCGAGACGAAGAACGACGCGACCGAGTGGATCTTGGAGATGTCGTGGCCGTTCGCCTGGGCCTGCTCGAGACCCGACAGGTAGGCGTCGATGACCTCGGAGTAGCGCTCCAGGCTGAAGATCAGCGTGACATTGACCGAGATGCCCTCGGCCAGCACCGCGGTGATGGCCGGCAGGCCGGCCTTCGTCGCAGGGATCTTGATGTGCACGTTGGGGCGGTCGACCTTCGCCCACAGCTCCTTGGCCTGCGCGATCGTCGCGTCGGTGTCGTGGGCGAGGTCGGGGGAGACCTCGATCGACACGCGACCGTCGATGCCGTCGGTCGCGTCGTAGACCGGGCGGAAGATGTCCGCCGCGTCGCGCACGTCGTCGGTGGTCGCGGCGAAGATCGCGTCGTCGACCGATGCGCCGGCCGCGGCGAGCTCCGTGATCTGGGCGGCGTACGCGTGACCGCCGCCGCCGATGGCGCCCTGGAAGATCGTCGGGTTCGTCGTGACGCCGCTGACGTTGCGCGTCGAGATGAGCTCGGTCAGATTGCCCGACGTGATGCGCTCGCGCGACAGGTCGTCGAGCCAGATGCTCACGCCTTCGGCGACCAGCTTCTCGGTGGGGGTGCTCATGCTGCCTTCTCCTCGTGCTTACTCTGCCGACGAAGCGGCCGCGATGGTGGCGCGGGCGGCTTCGACGACGGCGTCGGCGGTGATGCCGAACTTCTGGAACAGGGTCTTGTAATCGGCCGACGCACCGAAGTGGTCGATCGCGACGGAGCGGCCGGCGTCGCCGACGATGCCGCGCCAGGTGAGCGCCGAGCCGGCCTCGACCGACACGCGCGCCTTCACCGCGGTGGGGAGCACCTGCTCGCGGTAGGCGGCATCCTGCTCGTCGAACCACTCCAGCGACGGCGCCGACACCACGCGGGCGTTCACGCCCTCGGCGGCCAGCGTCTCGCGGGCGGAGACCGCCAGCTGCACCTCGGAGCCCGTCGCGATGAGGATGACGTCGGGCGTGCCGCCCGGCGCCTCGGCGAGGACGTACGCGCCCTTCGCGACGCCGTCCGTCGACGCGAAGACGTCGCCGTCGGCCTCGCCCGTGCCCCGCTCGAACACCGGGATGTTCTGACGGGTGAGCGCGATGCCCACGGGTCCTCCCTGGCGACGCACGATCTCGAGCCATGCGGCCGAGGTCTCGTTCGCATCGGCCGGGCGCACGACGGTGAAGTTCGGGATGGCGCGCAGCGTCGCGAGCTGCTCGACCGGCTGGTGGGTCGGTCCGTCCTCGCCGAGCGCGACCGAGTCGTGCGTCCACACGAAGATCGACGGGATGTCCATCAGCGCGGCCAGGCGCACCGAGGGGCGCATGTAGTCGCTGAAGATCAGGAACGTGCCGCCGAACGGGCGGGTCGGACCGTGCAGCTTGATGCCGTTGACGATCGCGCCCATCGCGTGCTCGCGGATGCCGAAGTGCAGCACCCGGCCGTACGGGTCGCCCGACCACTCGTGCGTCGACCACTCGGACGGAATGAACGACTTCGCGTCCTTGATCGTCGTGAGGTTCGACTCGGCGAGGTCAGCGGAGCCGCCCCACAGCTCCGGCAGCTCGGCGGCGAGGGCGTTGATCACGACGCCCGACGCGGCGCGCGTGGAGACGTCCTTGCCGGCCTCGAAAGAGGGGAGAGCGGATGCCACATCATCGGGCAGGTCGCCGGCCTCGAGACGGTCGAACAGCGCCTTGCGCTCGGGGTTCGCGGCCGCCCAGGAGTCGAACGACTCCTGCCAGGCCGCGCGCTCCTCGGCGGCGCGGTCCTTCAGCGAGCGCGTGTGCGCGAGGATGTCGTCGGCGACGACGAAGGACTGCTCAGGGTCGAATCCGAGGACCTTCTTCGTCGCGGCGAGCTCGTCGCCGCCCAGCGCGGAGCCGTGGATCTTGCCCGTGTTCTGCTTGCCGGGCGAGGGCCAGCCGATGATGGTGCGGAGGATGATGAGCGACGGCTTCGCCGTCTCGCCCTTGGCCGCCTCGAGCGCCGCGTGCAGTTCGGCGACGTCCTCGACGTACTCGCCCGTCTTCTTCCAGTCCACGACCTGCACCTGCCAGCCGTAGGCCTCGTAGCGCTTGGCGACGTCCTCGGTGAAGGCGACGTTGGTGTCGTCCTCGATCGAGATCTGGTTCGAGTCGTAGATCGCGATGAGGTTGCCGAGGGCCTGGTGACCGGCGAGCGACGACGCCTCGGAGGTGATGCCCTCCTGCAGGTCGCCGTCACCGGCGATCACGTAGATGTGGTGGTCGAACGGCGACGTGCCGGCGGCGGCGTCCGGATCGAACAGGCCGCGCTCGTAGCGCGCGGCGTAGGCGAAGCCCACGGCGGACGCGAGGCCCTGGCCGAGGGGGCCGGTCGTGATCTCGACGCCCTTGGTGTGCCCGTACTCCGGGTGGCCGGGCGTGAGCGAGCCCCAGGTGCGCAGCGCCTTCAGGTCGTCGAGCTCGAGCCCGAACCCGCCGAGGTAGAGCTGCACGTACTGGGTGAGCGAGGAGTGCCCGGCCGACAGGATGAACCGGTCGCGCCCGACCCAATGGGTGTCGGCGGGGTCGTGCCGCAGCACGCGCTGGTAGAGCAGGTACGCCGCCGGCGCCAGGCTCATCGCGGTGCCGGGGTGGCCGTTGCCGACCTTCTCCACCGCATCCGCAGCCAGGACGCGGGCAGTGTCCACCGCGCGCCGATCGATCTCATCCCAACGCAGTTCCGACACCGGGCCGCCTTTCTCGAGGAGGTGCGCCCAGAATGTGGCCGGATCGCGGCCCTTGTCCGGATGGAGAAGGGGGAATCGGCGACGGGCGCGCGTGTTTCTCAGCATAGCGAAGGGGTGGGCCACCGAGGCCATGCGAGATCTGTATGTGTCGCAGTCTTGCGAAGGCCGCCACGCCGTCGATGACATCCCGGTGTCGCGGGGGTCACGTTCTGCTCACCACGGGCTGCGCGGCGATGTGATCCTCCGCGGGAGGGTCGAGGGGTCCCGGCGCGGGGCGCGACACGCCGATGCCCTAGACTTGGCGGGAATCTGCAGGCGGCGATTGCGGGGGTCATGGACAGCACGAAGACGGCCGGGGCTGCGGCCGTTCCCACTCCTGTGGGGACCCTCGACACACCCCGCCGGCCTCGGCAGAGCTTCGGTCGCACCGTCCGCGCCTATGTCGCGCTGATGAAGCCGCGCGTGCTCGAACTGCTGCTCGTCACCACCGTTCCGGTGATGATCCTGGCGCAGGGCGGCTTCCCCGACGTCTGGCTCGTCGTGGCGACCGTCATCGGCGGCACGGCCAGCGCCGGCTCGGCCGCCGCCTTCAACATGTACCTCGACCGCGACATCGACGCGCACATGCAGCGCACGGTGAACCGGCCCCTCGTGACCGGAGAGGTGTCGCCCCGGGGCGCGCTGATCTTCGCCTGGTCGCTCGCGGTGTTCTCGACGGTGTGGCTCTGGCTCACCACGAACTGGCTCGCAGCGACGCTGTCCGCCGTCGCCATCTTCTTCTATGTCGTGATCTACACGATGATCCTCAAGCGCCGCACCGAGCAGAACATCGTGTGGGGCGGCATCGCCGGCTGCTTCCCGGTGGTGATCGGCTGGACGGCCGTGACGGGTTCGCTGGCGTGGCCCCCCGTCATCCTGTTCGCTCTCGTCTTCCTCTGGACGCCGCCGCACTACTGGCCGCTGTCGATGAAGTACAGGGAGCAGTACGAAGGCGTCCAGGTGCCGATGCTCGGCGCGACCCGCGGCGGTTCGCAGGTCGGCCTTCAGGTCATCCTGTACGCGTGGGCCACCGTCGTCTGCTCGCTGCTGCTGAT from Microbacterium sp. ProA8 includes these protein-coding regions:
- the pgl gene encoding 6-phosphogluconolactonase, with the protein product MPEGWAEKRVIISSDPAALVDSVAPRFLNRVAKRVDEGKLAHISLTGGAMGAAVLGAAGRSPRAARIDWSRVHFWWSDERFLPRADADRNDHQAREAFLNGLDIPAENIHTMLSSDDGVDLDAAAAAYADELARFPGGEGAWPSFDVCFLGVGPDGHIASLFPDRGEIQITDRSVVAVRDSPKPPPERISMTRPVINSSKRVWLVLSGTDKAAALGLALAGASYASVPAAGAKGRKRTTFFVDQAAASQVPPELIDREY
- a CDS encoding glucose-6-phosphate dehydrogenase assembly protein OpcA — its product is MIVDLPDTTVSKISRALVNVREEGGAVALGRVLTLVILTREGAVEEVIEAANDASREHPMRVIVLLIPDGYDAEPRLDAQIRVGGDAGASEVVMLRAYGDAGHSNLESLVTGLLLPDAPVVVWWPNRTPEHISKTSIGRIAQRRITDAATKSDPSAWVADLGEQYAPGDTDLAWTRLTRWREQLAAILDQPPYEPVVGVRVRGAADSPSTALLAAWLRLTLDVPVDWAYLDAEEWPHGIKSVALVRPSGEVLLERPTPGVAILTQPGQPTHDLAFPRRTLRECLAEELRRLDPDVLYGRVITEGWQLLNPPATKGTQA
- the zwf gene encoding glucose-6-phosphate dehydrogenase; this translates as MTVEISRGHNPLRDPEDRRLNRIAGPSALVIFGVTGDLSRKKLMPAVYDLANRGLLPPGFALVGFARRDWADQDFAQVVYDAVRQHARTEFRDETWQQLLQGIRFVSGEFDDPDAFRRLRETVDRLDTERGTMGNHAFYLSIPPKAFPLVAEQLKSSGLVDDTADQPDRWRRVVIEKPFGHDQESARALNDVLRSAFPTDSIFRIDHYLGKETVQNILALRFANELYEPIWNRNYVDHVQITMAEDIGVGGRAGYYDGVGAARDVIQNHLLQLMALTAMEEPISFDAKDLRAEKEKVLAAVTLPEDLARSTARGQYAGGWQGGEKVLGFLEEDGMNPRSTTETYAAVTLEVNTRRWAGVPFYLRTGKRLGRRVTEIAVVFKRAPELLFSRSQTSGQGQNALVIRVQPDEGVTIRFGSKVPGAGAQVRDVTMDFGYGHAFTEASPEAYERLILDVLLGDPPLFPRHEEVELSWKILDPIEQFWDAQGGPLEQYSPGSWGPDSADEMLARDGRTWRRP
- a CDS encoding glucose-6-phosphate isomerase, translating into MSFDIHLSGHVKSVVEATLPELVSSLVASGITGGDASLWGPDAEDEASRRLGWVEAVSVSRPLVPEILALRERLRSRNVTRIVLAGMGGSSLAPEVIAQTSGVPLVILDSTAPGQVLAAIDGDSQAGDLTRTALVVSSKSGSTVETDSAKRAFEAAFRDLGIDPAERIIVVTDPGSPLDQEARADGYTVFNADPTVGGRYSALTAFGLVPSGLAGADISELLDEAEATLLEVSIDSPDNPALVLAAAIAGGQPRKDKLGLVTDGTHIVGLPDWIEQLVAESTGKEGTGILPVVLLPVSPEVDAKPADLQIVRFVDEAKQFHLFEHHEGELLVSGSLGAQLVVWEYATAIAGRMLGINPFDQPDVESAKVAARGLLDARPAPTAPAFAVEGVEVRVSEPALAASGTVAGVLDALWARLPEDGYVAIHAYVNRLELSQLAGLRELVAADSGRPTTFGWGPRFLHSTGQFHKGGPANGVFVQILEQTDVDLEIPGRPFTFGQLIQAQAAGDAAVLADGHGRPVVTLTLTDPQIEVLSLFEAAQ
- the tal gene encoding transaldolase, whose translation is MSTPTEKLVAEGVSIWLDDLSRERITSGNLTELISTRNVSGVTTNPTIFQGAIGGGGHAYAAQITELAAAGASVDDAIFAATTDDVRDAADIFRPVYDATDGIDGRVSIEVSPDLAHDTDATIAQAKELWAKVDRPNVHIKIPATKAGLPAITAVLAEGISVNVTLIFSLERYSEVIDAYLSGLEQAQANGHDISKIHSVASFFVSRVDTEVDRRLVAVGTDEATALKSLAGVANARLAYELFEQEFASDRAKALTDAGAHVQRPLWASTGVKDPSLPDTLYVTELVARGTVNTMPEKTLEATFDHGQIAGDAVTGTYTAAHEVFDRLAAVGVDFADVTQVLEDEGVDKFIASWHDLQGTVKTALEDALQATR
- the tkt gene encoding transketolase — protein: MSELRWDEIDRRAVDTARVLAADAVEKVGNGHPGTAMSLAPAAYLLYQRVLRHDPADTHWVGRDRFILSAGHSSLTQYVQLYLGGFGLELDDLKALRTWGSLTPGHPEYGHTKGVEITTGPLGQGLASAVGFAYAARYERGLFDPDAAAGTSPFDHHIYVIAGDGDLQEGITSEASSLAGHQALGNLIAIYDSNQISIEDDTNVAFTEDVAKRYEAYGWQVQVVDWKKTGEYVEDVAELHAALEAAKGETAKPSLIILRTIIGWPSPGKQNTGKIHGSALGGDELAATKKVLGFDPEQSFVVADDILAHTRSLKDRAAEERAAWQESFDSWAAANPERKALFDRLEAGDLPDDVASALPSFEAGKDVSTRAASGVVINALAAELPELWGGSADLAESNLTTIKDAKSFIPSEWSTHEWSGDPYGRVLHFGIREHAMGAIVNGIKLHGPTRPFGGTFLIFSDYMRPSVRLAALMDIPSIFVWTHDSVALGEDGPTHQPVEQLATLRAIPNFTVVRPADANETSAAWLEIVRRQGGPVGIALTRQNIPVFERGTGEADGDVFASTDGVAKGAYVLAEAPGGTPDVILIATGSEVQLAVSARETLAAEGVNARVVSAPSLEWFDEQDAAYREQVLPTAVKARVSVEAGSALTWRGIVGDAGRSVAIDHFGASADYKTLFQKFGITADAVVEAARATIAAASSAE
- a CDS encoding heme o synthase encodes the protein MDSTKTAGAAAVPTPVGTLDTPRRPRQSFGRTVRAYVALMKPRVLELLLVTTVPVMILAQGGFPDVWLVVATVIGGTASAGSAAAFNMYLDRDIDAHMQRTVNRPLVTGEVSPRGALIFAWSLAVFSTVWLWLTTNWLAATLSAVAIFFYVVIYTMILKRRTEQNIVWGGIAGCFPVVIGWTAVTGSLAWPPVILFALVFLWTPPHYWPLSMKYREQYEGVQVPMLGATRGGSQVGLQVILYAWATVVCSLLLIPVAGMGLVYTVSAVVFGGWFIYESHVLYNRAVRGTEPRPMRVFHASITYLTLLFVAIAVDPLLPF